Below is a genomic region from Citrobacter europaeus.
TACCGAAATCGCCATACCCGGCGTCATCAGCATAATCACCAACACCGCAGCCATGAAAATCAGGCACACCCAGTTACCCAGCGGATAAAGCAGCGCCGGGAAGCGTGTGGTAACGCCCTGCTGCTGTTTGGCTTTGCGGAACTTCATGTGCGCCAGGCTGATCATTGCCCAGTTGATCACCAGTGCGGAAACCACCAGCGCCATCAGCAGGCCAAAGGCGGATTCCGGCGCCAGGTAGTTGATCAGTACGCACAGCGCCGTAACCAGTGCGGAGACCAGAATGGTGTTTACTGGTACGCCGCGTTTGTCGACGTTCATCAGCGCTTTTGGCGCATTGCCTTGCTGTGCCAGACCGAACAGCATACGGCTGTTGCAGTATACGCAGCTGTTATAGACAGAAAGGGCGGCGGTCAACACTACGATGTTCAGGGCATTAGCAACAAAGGTGTCGCCCAGCTCGTGGAAAATAAGGACAAACGGGCTGGTATCTGCCGTGACGCGCGTCCACGGCATCAAGGAAAGCAGAACCGCCAGCGAACCTACATAGAAAATCAGGATACGGTAGATAACCTGGTTGGTTGCTTTGGGAATGCTTTGCTCCGGGTTATCGGCTTCTGCCGCGGTGATCCCGACCAGCTCCAGCCCACCGAAAGAGAACATAATAATAGCCATCATCATCACCAGACCGGTGAATCCATGCGGTAGGAAGCCCCCCTGGTCCCACAGGTTACTGACGCTGGCCTGCGGACCGCCGTTGCCGCTAAACAGCAACCAGCCGCCAAACAGGATCATCGCAACCACGGCAATGACTTTAATAATGGCAAACCAGAACTCCATTTCGCCAAACACTTTCACGTTGGTCAGGTTGATGGCGTTGATCAGCACGAAGAAGGCCGCCGCAGAAACCCAGGTTGGGATCTCTGGATACCAGAATTGGATATATTTACCCACGGCTGTCAGTTCAGCCATGGCAACCAGCACGTACAGAACCCAATAGTTCCAGCCAGAAGAGAAGCCTGCGAAACCGCCCCAGTATTTATAAGCAAAGTGGCTAAAGGAGCCTGCAACCGGCTCTTCAACCACCATTTCACCTAACTGACGCATAATCAAAAAGGCGATAAAGCCGGCAATAGCGTAACCCAGAATAATACCCGGTCCTGCAGACTGGATAACGGATGCGCTACCGAGGAATAACCCGGTACCAATCGCGCCACCCAGTGCGATTAGCTGTATATGGCGGTTCTTAAGACCGCGCTTGAGCTGATCGCCATGCTGTTGACTTTCCATCATTAAACCTCGTGTGTGGTTTTACTCTTCATATTTCGAGTACTTATTTTTTGAACTACGCAGTAATGCGTGTGTAAGTTTGCAATTCCGTTTGTTGTATTAATTAGTTTACAGATGCTTTAGATAAAATGTTGCCTTAAGACTTTTGTCTTGATCAGAATAATGATATGCGAGCGCGAATGCACCTGCTTTGTGCGGGGAAGATGACGAGTTGAATAAAAAGAAACCATTTGTAAATACGAGTTTATCTACCACAAAATTTCCGTTTTGAATTTCTATTCATTAATTGTGGTTGATACGTCGATAAATAAGCAGGTGAATCGGTTCAGATGAGATAATATTTCGTTTCAATTCCGTTAAAACTACCCCGTGGTGGGTAAATTTAACATTTGTGCATAGTTACATGTTTGAAACGTTATTTCTGTAATGTTGTTAAAATATGCCCCCTTTACTGATTTCAATCAAAACCTGTATGGACAGAAGGTGAATACTTTGTTACTTTAGCGTCAAGAACATGAAATTGGTAAGACCAATTGACTCCGGGCAAATGGCTTAAGACAGGAAATCATGGCCTACAGCAAAATCCGCCAACCAAAACTCTCCGATGTGATTGAGCAGCAGCTGGAGTTTTTAATTCTTGAGGGGACACTTCGCCCCGGAGAAAAACTCCCACCGGAACGCGAGCTGGCAAAACAGTTCGACGTCTCCCGCCCCTCCTTACGCGAGGCGATCCAACGCCTTGAAGCGAAGGGGTTACTGCTGCGTCGTCAGGGCGGTGGCACTTTTGTTCAGAGTAGCCTGTGGCAGAGCTTTAGCGACCCACTGGTAGAGCTGCTCTCCGACCATCCTGAATCCCAGTTTGACCTGCTTGAAACGCGCCATGCGTTGGAAGGTATTGCAGCTTATTACGCTGCACTGCGCAGCACGGATGAAGACAAAACGCGTATCCGTGAACTCCACCATGCAATCGAGCTTGCGCAACAGTCCGGCGATCTTGACGGCGAATCTGATGCGGTACTTCAGTATCAAATTGCTGTCACCGAAGCGGCACACAATGTAGTGCTGCTCCATTTGCTAAGGTGTATGGAGCCGATGTTGGCCCAGAACGTTCGGCAAAACTTCGAATTGCTGTATGCGCGTCGTGAGATGCTGCCGCTGGTAAGCAGTCATCGTACCCGTATCTTTGAAGCAATCATCGCCGGGAAGCCTGAAGAAGCGCGTGAAGCGTCTCATCGTCACCTGGCCTTTATCGAAGAGATTCTGCTGGACAGAAGCCGTGAGGAAAGTCGTCGTGAACGCGCCTTACGCCGCCTGGAGCAACGAAAGAATTAGTGATTTTTCTGGCAGAACGTTAACCAGAAGATGTTGTAAATCAAGCGCTAATAAAATGCGCGGCAACTAAACGCAGAACCTGTCTTATTACGCTCTCTGACGAGAACGTAATGGGACAGGTTCCAGATAACTCAACGTATTAGATAGATAAGGAATACCCCCATGTCAGAACGTTTCCCAAATGACGTGGATCCGATCGAAACTCGCGACTGGCTACAGGCGATCGAATCGGTCATCCGTGAAGAAGGTGTTGAGCGTGCTCAGTATCTGATCGACCAACTGCTTTCAGAAGCCCGCAAAGGCGGCGTGAAAGTAGCGGCAGGTGCAGGGGCCAGCAATTATGTAAACACTATTGCCGTTGAAGATGAACCGGAATACCCGGGCAATCTGGAGCTGGAACGTCGTATTCGTTCTGCTATCCGTTGGAACGCCATCATGACCGTACTGCGCGCGTCTAAAAAAGACCTCGAGCTGGGTGGCCACATGGCATCCTTCCAGTCCTCCGCAACGGTATATGATGTTTGCTTCAACCACTTCTTCCGTGCACGCAACGAGCAAGATGGCGGCGATCTGGTGTACTTCCAGGGCCACATCTCTCCGGGCATCTACGCACGCGCATTCCTGGAAGGTCGTCTGACTGAAGAGCAGATGAACAACTTCCGTCAGGAAGTACATGGCAAAGGCCTGTCTTCCTACCCGCACCCGAAACTGATGCCGGAATTCTGGCAGTTCCCGACCGTATCTATGGGTCTGGGCCCAATCGGTGCCATCTACCAGGCTAAGTTCCTGAAATATCTGGAACACCGTGGCCTGAAAGATACCTCTAAACAAACCGTTTACGCCTTCCTGGGCGACGGCGAGATGGATGAGCCAGAATCTAAGGGCGCTATCACCATCGCGACCCGTGAAAAACTGGACAACCTGGTCTTTGTTATCAACTGTAACCTGCAGCGTCTTGACGGCCCGGTAACCGGTAACGGCAAGATTGTTAACGAACTGGAAGGCATCTTCGCGGGTGCTGGCTGGAACGTTATCAAAGTCATGTGGGGCGGTCGTTGGGATGAGCTGCTGCGTAAAGACACCAGCGGTAAACTGATCCAGCTGATGAACGAAACTGTTGACGGCGACTACCAGACCTTCAAATCCAAAGATGGTGCATACGTACGTGAGCACTTCTTCGGTAAATACCCGGAAACTGCAGCCCTGGTTGCTGACTGGACTGATGAGCAGATTTGGTCTCTGAACCGCGGTGGTCACGATCCGAAGAAAGTTTACGCTGCACTGAAAAAAGCGCAGGAAACCAAAGGCAAAGCAACTGTAATCCTCGCCCATACCATTAAAGGTTACGGTATGGGTGACACCGCTGAAGGTAAAAACATCGCTCACCAGGTTAAGAAAATGAACATGGACGGCGTGCGTTATATCCGCGACCGTTTCAACGTTCCTGTGACCGACGAGCAGGTTGAAAACCTGTCTTACATCACCTTCCCGGAAGGTTCTGAAGAGCACACTTATCTGCACGCTCAGCGTCAGAAACTGCACGGCTACCTGCCTGCTCGTCAGCCGAACTTCACCGAGAAGCTGGAACTGCCAGCTCTGGAAGACTTCGGTGCGCTGCTGGAAGAGCAGAACAAAGAAATCTCCACCACTATCGCTTTCGTTCGTGCCCTGAACGTGATGCTGAAGAACAAGTCGATCAAAGATCGTCTGGTTCCGATCATCGCTGACGAAGCGCGTACTTTCGGTATGGAAGGTCTGTTCCGTCAGATCGGTATCTACAGCCCGAACGGTCAGCAGTACACCCCGCAGGACCGTGAGCAGGTTGCTTACTATAAAGAAGACGAGAAAGGTCAGATCCTGCAGGAAGGTATCAACGAACTGGGTGCTGGCGCATCCTGGCTGGCTGCTGCGACCTCTTACAGCACCAACGATCTGCCGATGATTCCGTTCTACATCTACTACTCCATGTTCGGGTTCCAGCGTATCGGCGACCTGTGCTGGCAGGCTGGCGACCAACAGGCTCGCGGCTTCCTGGTAGGGGGTACTTCTGGTCGTACTACGCTGAACGGCGAAGGTCTGCAGCACGAAGATGGTCACAGCCATATTCAGTCTCTGACTATCCCGAACTGTATCTCTTACGATCCGTCTTACGCGTACGAAGTTGCAGTCATCATGCACGATGGTCTGGAGCGTATGTACGGTGAGAAACAAGAGAACGTTTACTACTACATCACCACGCTGAACGAAAACTACCACATGCCGGCAATGCCAGCAGGTGCCGAGGAAGGTATCCGTAAAGGTATCTACAAACTCGAAACCCTCGAAGGTAAGAAAGGTAAAGTTCAGCTGCTGGGCTCCGGTTCTATCCTGCGTCACGTGCGTGAAGCAGCACAGATTCTGGCGAACGACTACGGTGTAGGCTCTGACGTTTACAGCGTAACTTCCTTCACTGAACTGGCGCGTGATGGCCAGGATTGTGAGCGCTGGAACATGCTGCACCCGATGGAAACTCCGCGCGTTCCGTACATCGCTCAGGTGATGAACGACGCTCCGGCAGTAGCATCTACTGACTATATGAAACTGTTTGCCGAACAGGTTCGTACTTATGTACCGGCTGATGATTATCGCGTACTGGGTACTGACGGTTTCGGTCGCTCTGACAGCCGTGAAAACCTGCGTCACCACTTCGAAGTTGATGCTTCCTACGTGGTTGTAGCGGCCCTGGGCGAACTGGCTAAACGTGGCGAAATCGATAAGAAAGTGGTTGCAGACGCAATCATCAAATTCAACATCGATGCAGATAAAGTTAACCCGCGTCTGGCGTAAGAGGTAAAAGAATAATGGCTATCGAAATCAATGTACCGGACATCGGGGCTGATGAAGTTGAAATCACCGAGATCCTGGTCAAAGTGGGCGACAAAGTTGAAGCTGAACAGTCGCTGATCACCGTAGAAGGCGACAAAGCCTCTATGGAAGTTCCGTCTCCTCAGGCTGGTATCGTTAAAGAGATCAAAGTCTCTGTTGGCGACAAAACTGAGACCGGCAAACTGATCATGATTTTCGATTCCGCCGATGGTGCAGCAGCCGCTGCACCTGCTCCGGCAGAAGAGAAGAAAGAAGCAGCTCCGGCAGCAGCACCTGCCGCCTCAGCAGCGAAAGAAGTACACGTACCGGACATCGGTGGTGACGAAGTTGAAGTTACCGAGGTCATGGTTAAAGTCGGCGACACCGTTGCGGCTGAACAGTCTCTGATCACCGTAGAAGGCGACAAAGCCTCTATGGAAGTTCCGGCGCCGTTCGCAGGTACTGTTAAAGAGATCAAAATCAACACCGGCGACAAAGTGTCTACCGGCTCGCTGATTATGGTCTTCGAAGTTGCGGGCGCAGCGCCTGCTGCAGCACCGGCTCAAGCGGCAGCTCCAGCAGCAGCGGCGGCTCCGGCAGCTTCTGGCTCGAAAGAAGTTAACGTACCGGATATCGGCGGTGACGAAGTTGAAGTCACTGAAGTGATGGTTAAAGTGGGCGATAAAATTGCCGCTGAGCAGTCACTGATCACCGTAGAAGGTGACAAAGCCTCTATGGAAGTTCCGGCACCGTTCGCGGGCACCGTGAAAGAAATCAAAATCAGCACCGGCGACAAAGTCAAAACCGGTTCTCTGATTATGGTCTTCGAAGTTGAAGGCGCAGCGCCTGCTGCCGCTCCTGCGCAAGCCGCAGCTCCGGCTCCGGCCGCTGCACCGGCTCAGGCTGCTAAACCAGCCGCGGCGCCAGCAGCGAAAGCGGAAGGCAAATCTGAGTTTGCTGAGAACGACGCTTACGTTCATGCAACGCCGCTGATTCGTCGCCTGGCGCGCGAATTCGGTGTGAACCTGGCGAAAGTGAAAGGTTCTGGCCGTAAAGGTCGTATC
It encodes:
- the aceF gene encoding pyruvate dehydrogenase complex dihydrolipoyllysine-residue acetyltransferase, encoding MAIEINVPDIGADEVEITEILVKVGDKVEAEQSLITVEGDKASMEVPSPQAGIVKEIKVSVGDKTETGKLIMIFDSADGAAAAAPAPAEEKKEAAPAAAPAASAAKEVHVPDIGGDEVEVTEVMVKVGDTVAAEQSLITVEGDKASMEVPAPFAGTVKEIKINTGDKVSTGSLIMVFEVAGAAPAAAPAQAAAPAAAAAPAASGSKEVNVPDIGGDEVEVTEVMVKVGDKIAAEQSLITVEGDKASMEVPAPFAGTVKEIKISTGDKVKTGSLIMVFEVEGAAPAAAPAQAAAPAPAAAPAQAAKPAAAPAAKAEGKSEFAENDAYVHATPLIRRLAREFGVNLAKVKGSGRKGRILREDVQAYVKDAIKRAESAPAAAGGGIPGMLPWPKVDFSKFGEIEEVELGRIQKISGANLSRNWVMIPHVTHFDKTDITDLEAFRKQQNAEAEKRKLDVKFTPVVFIMKAVAAALEQMPRFNSSLSEDGQRLTLKKYINIGVAVDTPNGLVVPVFKDVNKKSITELSRELTTISKKARDGKLTAGEMQGGCFTISSIGGLGTTHFAPIVNAPEVAILGVSKSSMEPVWNGKEFMPRLMMPISLSFDHRVIDGADGARFITIINNMLSDIRRLVM
- the pdhR gene encoding pyruvate dehydrogenase complex transcriptional repressor PdhR, with protein sequence MAYSKIRQPKLSDVIEQQLEFLILEGTLRPGEKLPPERELAKQFDVSRPSLREAIQRLEAKGLLLRRQGGGTFVQSSLWQSFSDPLVELLSDHPESQFDLLETRHALEGIAAYYAALRSTDEDKTRIRELHHAIELAQQSGDLDGESDAVLQYQIAVTEAAHNVVLLHLLRCMEPMLAQNVRQNFELLYARREMLPLVSSHRTRIFEAIIAGKPEEAREASHRHLAFIEEILLDRSREESRRERALRRLEQRKN
- the aceE gene encoding pyruvate dehydrogenase (acetyl-transferring), homodimeric type; this translates as MSERFPNDVDPIETRDWLQAIESVIREEGVERAQYLIDQLLSEARKGGVKVAAGAGASNYVNTIAVEDEPEYPGNLELERRIRSAIRWNAIMTVLRASKKDLELGGHMASFQSSATVYDVCFNHFFRARNEQDGGDLVYFQGHISPGIYARAFLEGRLTEEQMNNFRQEVHGKGLSSYPHPKLMPEFWQFPTVSMGLGPIGAIYQAKFLKYLEHRGLKDTSKQTVYAFLGDGEMDEPESKGAITIATREKLDNLVFVINCNLQRLDGPVTGNGKIVNELEGIFAGAGWNVIKVMWGGRWDELLRKDTSGKLIQLMNETVDGDYQTFKSKDGAYVREHFFGKYPETAALVADWTDEQIWSLNRGGHDPKKVYAALKKAQETKGKATVILAHTIKGYGMGDTAEGKNIAHQVKKMNMDGVRYIRDRFNVPVTDEQVENLSYITFPEGSEEHTYLHAQRQKLHGYLPARQPNFTEKLELPALEDFGALLEEQNKEISTTIAFVRALNVMLKNKSIKDRLVPIIADEARTFGMEGLFRQIGIYSPNGQQYTPQDREQVAYYKEDEKGQILQEGINELGAGASWLAAATSYSTNDLPMIPFYIYYSMFGFQRIGDLCWQAGDQQARGFLVGGTSGRTTLNGEGLQHEDGHSHIQSLTIPNCISYDPSYAYEVAVIMHDGLERMYGEKQENVYYYITTLNENYHMPAMPAGAEEGIRKGIYKLETLEGKKGKVQLLGSGSILRHVREAAQILANDYGVGSDVYSVTSFTELARDGQDCERWNMLHPMETPRVPYIAQVMNDAPAVASTDYMKLFAEQVRTYVPADDYRVLGTDGFGRSDSRENLRHHFEVDASYVVVAALGELAKRGEIDKKVVADAIIKFNIDADKVNPRLA
- the aroP gene encoding aromatic amino acid transporter AroP; the protein is MMESQQHGDQLKRGLKNRHIQLIALGGAIGTGLFLGSASVIQSAGPGIILGYAIAGFIAFLIMRQLGEMVVEEPVAGSFSHFAYKYWGGFAGFSSGWNYWVLYVLVAMAELTAVGKYIQFWYPEIPTWVSAAAFFVLINAINLTNVKVFGEMEFWFAIIKVIAVVAMILFGGWLLFSGNGGPQASVSNLWDQGGFLPHGFTGLVMMMAIIMFSFGGLELVGITAAEADNPEQSIPKATNQVIYRILIFYVGSLAVLLSLMPWTRVTADTSPFVLIFHELGDTFVANALNIVVLTAALSVYNSCVYCNSRMLFGLAQQGNAPKALMNVDKRGVPVNTILVSALVTALCVLINYLAPESAFGLLMALVVSALVINWAMISLAHMKFRKAKQQQGVTTRFPALLYPLGNWVCLIFMAAVLVIMLMTPGMAISVYLIPVWIAILGIGYLCKQKTAGAVKAH